Proteins encoded in a region of the Paenibacillus pedocola genome:
- a CDS encoding extracellular solute-binding protein: MKKKLLSLLSLVMVFTIIISGCSGNNKNNVNNAANAENGTEATQGVDAKPVEVSVFAVQESGIDIPTNKFTQFAADKFNIKFDWEINPSDGAKEKRQISLASGDYPDAYLITAYIDEFSQADVLKYGKQGVLIPLNDLIDQYAPNIKKAMEESPEMKTLYTAPDGNIYGLGAYTECFHCSYPNKMWINTEWLKKLNMEMPKTTEEFKAMLTAFKTKDPNGNGKADEVPLSGSTEDFGVRIVPYLMNSFVYDDDRNYLNLQDGKVVSAAVTPEWKEGLTYIRSLYTEGLIDPGAFTQNAEAFKKIGENADAEILGAGAGMHPAIFINIDPGNTRSAHYNPLAPLTGPSGISYATHDAGGVSPGAKFAITNKASKEAQIALIQLVDYMYTPEGQTNAASGMKGIDWEDPAPGDVALGEGVTPVVKTIPMKEGEAPRNAGWSGMGHFYMPKEYRDTWVQGTDIYASDGYERRLYDASLLYQGHEPKELFPLWSIWIDPSEIDEASMLQTNLRNYIEQNELQFITGNKDLNKDWDAYVKGLQDLKLDRYLEILQKAYDSSVK; this comes from the coding sequence TTGAAAAAGAAACTGCTAAGTCTGCTATCGCTGGTTATGGTCTTCACCATTATCATCAGCGGCTGTTCGGGCAATAACAAAAATAATGTGAACAATGCCGCAAACGCCGAAAACGGTACGGAAGCTACGCAGGGAGTGGACGCCAAACCGGTTGAAGTCAGTGTCTTTGCCGTCCAGGAATCGGGCATCGATATCCCAACCAACAAGTTCACCCAATTCGCGGCTGACAAGTTCAACATTAAGTTCGACTGGGAGATCAACCCTTCAGACGGTGCCAAGGAAAAACGCCAAATCTCGCTGGCAAGCGGCGACTATCCGGATGCTTATCTGATCACCGCCTACATCGATGAATTCTCACAAGCCGACGTGTTGAAATACGGCAAGCAGGGCGTATTGATTCCGCTGAACGATCTGATTGACCAATATGCGCCGAACATTAAAAAGGCGATGGAAGAGTCACCTGAAATGAAAACGCTTTATACTGCTCCGGACGGTAATATCTACGGCCTGGGCGCATACACCGAATGCTTTCACTGCTCGTATCCGAATAAAATGTGGATCAACACCGAATGGCTGAAAAAGCTCAACATGGAAATGCCGAAGACGACCGAAGAATTCAAAGCCATGCTGACAGCGTTCAAAACCAAAGACCCGAACGGCAACGGCAAAGCCGACGAAGTGCCGCTCAGCGGTTCCACCGAAGATTTCGGCGTGCGCATCGTTCCGTATCTGATGAACTCATTCGTGTATGACGATGACCGTAACTACCTGAATCTGCAGGATGGTAAGGTTGTGTCCGCAGCCGTTACACCGGAATGGAAGGAAGGCCTGACTTATATCCGTTCGCTGTACACCGAAGGGCTGATCGATCCGGGCGCATTTACGCAAAATGCGGAAGCTTTCAAAAAAATCGGCGAAAACGCCGATGCGGAAATCCTCGGCGCCGGCGCCGGTATGCACCCTGCCATTTTCATCAATATCGATCCGGGCAACACCCGGTCGGCGCATTACAATCCGTTAGCGCCGCTCACCGGACCGTCGGGTATCTCCTATGCTACGCATGATGCTGGCGGAGTATCGCCAGGCGCCAAATTTGCCATCACCAACAAAGCCAGCAAAGAAGCGCAAATTGCCCTGATCCAATTGGTAGATTACATGTATACGCCGGAAGGCCAGACCAACGCGGCCAGCGGAATGAAAGGCATCGACTGGGAAGATCCGGCACCGGGAGACGTGGCGCTGGGTGAAGGCGTAACGCCTGTAGTCAAAACTATTCCGATGAAGGAAGGCGAAGCGCCGCGCAACGCCGGATGGAGCGGTATGGGCCACTTCTATATGCCGAAAGAATACCGCGACACCTGGGTACAAGGCACCGACATTTATGCATCGGACGGCTATGAGCGCAGATTGTATGATGCTTCTTTATTGTATCAAGGCCATGAACCGAAGGAACTGTTCCCTCTCTGGTCGATCTGGATCGATCCTAGCGAAATCGATGAAGCCAGCATGCTGCAAACGAACCTCAGAAACTACATTGAGCAGAATGAGCTGCAGTTCATCACCGGCAACAAGGATCTCAACAAAGACTGGGACGCTTACGTCAAAGGCCTGCAAGACCTCAAGCTGGACCGTTACCTGGAAATTCTGCAAAAGGCGTATGATTCGTCAGTCAAATAA
- a CDS encoding SGNH/GDSL hydrolase family protein, whose protein sequence is MPEPNNNNGFYIAERGGLPRFRAKLRHKGSLRVAFLGGSITEGAGASEAESASWRALTVQYLQRAYPGQTFEFINAGVGGTNSSLGAHRFEEHVLYSGPVDLLFVEFSVNDGEERSESVRGMEGIVRKCRRLSPEADICFVYTAAPKNLTGPLPFNIAVHEEVAEYYGIPAVNFAFRIYEGMQAGGIDWSILAPDGYHPHDAGYALYAGYMQEYLVSALSGPAGGAPEPKAWPAVPLEAGNYEYGIMLPYSAAAYSAEFRTAVLLPDDPLMNWRFSTEHKAAEQPGAELSFTVTGQSAGVLLLYGPDSGIFEYSVNGEPFTPVNLFDDWCLNAYRPIPVLFPVRTTRGPLSVVIRNTGQKDVNSKGTGLRVLKLLGN, encoded by the coding sequence ATGCCTGAACCCAATAACAACAACGGTTTTTATATTGCAGAACGCGGAGGACTCCCCCGTTTCCGCGCCAAGCTGCGGCATAAAGGTAGCCTCAGGGTTGCATTTCTTGGCGGCTCGATCACCGAAGGCGCCGGTGCTTCGGAAGCGGAATCCGCCAGCTGGCGGGCGCTGACTGTACAGTATTTACAGCGGGCCTATCCGGGGCAAACTTTTGAATTCATTAATGCAGGCGTCGGCGGTACAAACTCTTCGCTCGGGGCGCACCGGTTTGAGGAGCATGTGCTGTACAGCGGCCCCGTTGACCTGCTGTTCGTCGAGTTCAGCGTGAACGATGGTGAGGAGCGGAGCGAATCGGTCCGCGGAATGGAGGGGATCGTCCGCAAATGCCGCCGGCTCTCGCCTGAAGCGGATATTTGCTTCGTCTATACAGCGGCACCTAAGAATCTGACTGGCCCGCTGCCTTTTAATATTGCCGTTCATGAAGAGGTGGCTGAGTATTACGGCATTCCGGCCGTTAATTTCGCCTTCCGCATCTATGAAGGGATGCAGGCGGGAGGGATCGACTGGAGTATCCTGGCACCGGACGGTTACCATCCGCATGATGCCGGATACGCGCTCTATGCCGGATATATGCAGGAATATCTGGTTTCTGCACTTAGCGGACCGGCGGGCGGGGCGCCAGAACCGAAGGCGTGGCCGGCGGTGCCGCTTGAAGCCGGCAATTATGAATACGGAATTATGCTGCCTTATAGCGCTGCTGCATATTCCGCAGAGTTCAGGACAGCCGTGCTGCTTCCGGATGACCCGCTGATGAACTGGCGGTTCTCCACGGAGCACAAGGCGGCGGAGCAGCCGGGGGCTGAATTATCCTTCACCGTCACAGGGCAAAGTGCGGGTGTCTTGCTTTTATACGGCCCGGACTCTGGAATCTTTGAATATTCTGTCAACGGCGAGCCCTTTACGCCGGTCAATTTGTTCGATGACTGGTGCCTGAACGCGTACCGTCCCATTCCTGTGCTGTTCCCGGTCCGGACAACGCGCGGACCGCTGTCTGTTGTGATTCGCAATACAGGGCAAAAGGATGTTAACAGCAAGGGAACCGGCCTGCGGGTCCTGAAGCTGCTTGGCAACTGA
- a CDS encoding helix-turn-helix domain-containing protein: MHKYSNVFRRFLFSYLIILIIPSIGGYMSYRTSITVTQALSIENSVTQLQKSQDILERRMAEVEGFTRQLAINKQLSVLMNERDNSTNVYGIWNTMQNVLTSGQTNDFLQDYYIYLANYNLILTSGSTYRPEYFYEVFHYNDLSLNEWRKEFLEKTHRSEIRPLSPFVERTIQTSVITYMQSLPLDSFKDSSPAVVIVNIDEKVISSMLTGLTERYGGWVHVSDENGNTIVQQGEDAPYISKLATDPAFDKNKVSQFYEDDLVITTRSGKNGWVYQAGIPRSVLLENANRIKYRSWAITGGTLLLGLMAGLVLAYRNSAPINRLVGVMREQFGKEETHERDSFDFLSGNIADMITKNKQLESELGRQLPLIRDAFLKRLIAGEFESRDEIIYAAEQADIQLGPGAGYAGVIQISGYSGMDSVEILNELNASRLLLKQALSEREPAILTTDTGSDKVVALFLAGEGSPAEEKRISQIMESLTGYLSEEYRMTIHAGLGDHFAAVNEASRSFEQAKQALEYTVYVNKKGMLWSREAGIENTTYYYPLDTEQRLISTVRAGELEEAKRIINEIFAQNFGQRELSVEMKHQLVGEMKGTFLKLLDQKTFLESPLFENTKRRIIDIDFSDPLESIREELHSIMEEMCSFVVSKKKDAHILIIRQMYQYTAEMYADAELTLYRVAEHVERPEKYISQLFKEVTGVNYSDHLVKVRMDQAAMLLKESNYTVDEIAARVGYNSSHSFRRAFKRLTGISPSTYRQSHIE, encoded by the coding sequence ATGCATAAATACTCTAACGTCTTCCGCAGATTTTTATTCTCCTATCTCATCATTCTGATCATTCCGAGCATCGGCGGGTATATGTCCTACCGCACGTCCATTACGGTAACGCAGGCGCTATCCATCGAGAACAGCGTGACTCAGCTACAGAAAAGCCAGGATATCCTGGAGCGCCGCATGGCCGAGGTTGAGGGCTTTACGCGGCAGCTGGCGATCAATAAACAGCTCAGTGTACTGATGAACGAGCGGGACAACAGCACGAATGTCTACGGAATCTGGAATACGATGCAGAATGTGCTTACCTCCGGCCAAACAAACGATTTTCTCCAGGACTATTATATTTATCTGGCCAATTACAATCTGATCCTGACTTCGGGCTCCACTTACCGTCCCGAGTATTTTTACGAGGTGTTTCATTATAACGATCTGTCTCTGAACGAGTGGCGCAAGGAATTCCTCGAGAAAACCCACCGCAGCGAAATCCGCCCGCTGAGCCCGTTTGTGGAGCGGACTATCCAGACCTCGGTTATTACCTATATGCAATCGCTGCCGCTGGACAGCTTCAAGGACTCTTCGCCCGCCGTCGTCATTGTCAACATCGATGAAAAGGTGATCTCCAGCATGCTGACGGGCCTGACCGAGCGGTACGGCGGCTGGGTGCATGTCAGCGACGAGAACGGGAATACGATTGTTCAGCAGGGGGAGGATGCCCCGTACATCAGCAAGCTTGCGACTGATCCGGCTTTTGACAAGAACAAGGTCAGCCAGTTTTATGAAGATGATCTCGTCATTACAACCCGTTCCGGAAAAAACGGCTGGGTCTACCAGGCCGGTATTCCGCGCAGTGTGCTTCTGGAGAACGCAAACCGGATCAAATACAGATCATGGGCCATCACCGGCGGAACTTTGCTGCTCGGACTCATGGCCGGTCTAGTGCTGGCTTACCGGAACAGCGCACCGATTAACCGGCTGGTCGGCGTCATGAGGGAGCAGTTCGGCAAAGAGGAGACCCATGAGCGCGACAGCTTCGACTTCCTGAGCGGTAATATTGCCGATATGATCACGAAGAACAAACAACTGGAGAGCGAGCTGGGCCGGCAGCTGCCGCTGATCCGTGATGCCTTCCTCAAGCGGCTGATCGCCGGCGAATTCGAATCCCGGGACGAGATCATCTATGCGGCGGAGCAGGCGGACATTCAGCTCGGACCAGGCGCCGGGTATGCGGGTGTGATCCAGATCAGCGGGTATTCCGGCATGGACAGCGTTGAGATTCTGAACGAGCTGAACGCGTCGCGGCTGCTGCTCAAGCAGGCGCTGTCGGAAAGGGAGCCGGCGATATTGACGACGGATACCGGTTCGGATAAAGTCGTCGCTCTGTTTCTGGCCGGGGAAGGAAGCCCCGCGGAGGAGAAGCGGATCTCGCAGATCATGGAGAGTCTGACAGGGTATTTGTCCGAAGAATACCGGATGACGATCCACGCAGGACTCGGCGATCATTTTGCTGCAGTGAACGAGGCCAGCCGTTCTTTCGAGCAGGCGAAGCAGGCGCTGGAATACACGGTGTACGTCAATAAAAAAGGCATGTTGTGGAGCCGTGAGGCAGGAATCGAGAACACAACCTATTATTATCCGCTCGATACGGAGCAGCGCCTGATCAGCACGGTCCGCGCGGGAGAGCTGGAGGAGGCGAAGCGGATCATCAATGAAATCTTCGCCCAGAACTTCGGCCAGCGTGAGCTGTCTGTGGAGATGAAGCATCAGCTGGTCGGCGAGATGAAGGGGACCTTCCTGAAGCTGCTGGATCAGAAGACGTTCCTGGAATCGCCGCTGTTCGAGAATACCAAACGCAGGATCATCGATATCGACTTTTCCGATCCGCTGGAGAGCATCCGGGAAGAGCTGCATAGCATCATGGAGGAGATGTGCAGCTTTGTCGTAAGCAAAAAGAAAGACGCGCATATCCTGATTATCCGGCAGATGTATCAGTATACCGCGGAAATGTATGCCGATGCCGAGCTTACGCTGTACCGTGTCGCCGAGCATGTCGAGCGGCCGGAGAAATATATCTCCCAGCTGTTTAAGGAGGTCACCGGTGTCAATTATTCCGACCATCTGGTTAAGGTGCGCATGGACCAGGCCGCTATGCTGCTGAAAGAGAGCAATTATACCGTCGACGAAATCGCCGCGCGGGTCGGCTACAACAGCTCACATTCGTTCCGCCGGGCGTTCAAACGCCTGACCGGCATTTCACCGAGCACGTACAGACAGTCGCACATTGAATAA
- a CDS encoding glycoside hydrolase family 95 protein, with translation MKLVYDKPAAVWTEALPVGNGRLGGMIYGGVEREVIGLNEDTLWSGYPQDGSNPGAKEVLPEIREVIWQGRYIEADALGRRMLGPYTQSYLPFGELLLCFEHGDVSSEYRRTLDLEDAVHRVSYAVGSVTYTREMFASHPDQVLVLRLASGAAGRLNFHARLDSPLRHHTLADSASFVLRGLAPEHVDPGYFNTDDPIRYGNPGQSEGMRFEGRIAVRTEDGEVTVDEGGVHVHGASAAVLIFSAATSFSGFDRLPGSQGREESALAAAMLEQALARPYGELLARHSADYRPLYGRVELKLGAMQAAEELTTDRRIAEWGAQDPGMAELLFQYGRYLLIASSRPGTQAANLQGIWNASTRPPWSSNYTLNINTEMNYWPAEVCNLAECHEPLLSLIGRLAQNGARTAAVNYGARGWTAHHNADIWGHTAPAGHFGDGDPSWAFWPMGGIWLTQHLWEHYAFGGDEDYLRSFAYPVMKEAACFALDWLQDDGQGRLVTSPSTSPEHKFRTPEGTAAVSAGATMDISLIWELFTNCLEAEAVLGGDPGFRAEVEQARARLLPLQTGRYGQLQEWAHDWEDEDRCHRHTSHLVGVYPGRQLSQEETPELFRAARVSLERRGDESTGWSLGWRVALWSRFRDGERAHALLANMLRLVRDDGREVYSHGGGVYANLLGAHPPFQIDSNFAASAGIAEMLLQSHLPWLELLPALPQHWADGHAAGLCARGGFEVNLRWAGGRLAEAEITSKLGAECRVRTGVPLLVTCEGQQVSAETGPDGVLRFATERGKRYTLVPVHA, from the coding sequence ATGAAGCTTGTGTACGATAAACCGGCCGCGGTCTGGACGGAGGCGCTGCCGGTCGGCAACGGCCGTCTAGGCGGAATGATCTATGGCGGAGTGGAGCGCGAGGTCATCGGCCTGAACGAGGATACTTTATGGTCCGGTTATCCGCAGGACGGCAGCAACCCCGGCGCGAAGGAGGTTCTGCCGGAGATCCGTGAGGTGATATGGCAAGGGCGCTATATCGAGGCCGATGCACTGGGGCGGCGCATGCTGGGGCCGTATACCCAGTCCTATCTTCCCTTCGGGGAGCTGCTGCTCTGCTTCGAGCATGGAGATGTCAGCAGCGAATATCGGCGCACGCTCGATCTTGAAGATGCTGTGCACCGCGTATCGTATGCGGTCGGCAGCGTAACCTATACGCGCGAAATGTTCGCTTCCCACCCGGATCAGGTGCTGGTCCTGCGGCTGGCTTCTGGTGCTGCAGGCAGGCTGAATTTCCATGCCCGGCTGGACAGCCCGCTGCGCCATCATACGCTGGCGGATAGCGCATCCTTTGTCCTGCGGGGCCTTGCGCCGGAGCATGTGGATCCGGGTTATTTCAACACGGATGACCCCATCCGCTACGGCAATCCCGGGCAAAGCGAGGGCATGCGCTTTGAAGGCCGGATCGCCGTGAGGACGGAGGACGGCGAAGTGACCGTGGACGAAGGCGGCGTCCATGTCCATGGGGCAAGCGCCGCGGTGCTGATCTTCAGTGCGGCGACCAGCTTCAGCGGCTTTGACCGGCTGCCCGGCAGCCAGGGCCGCGAGGAGTCTGCGCTGGCGGCGGCGATGCTGGAGCAGGCGCTGGCCCGGCCATACGGCGAGCTGCTTGCACGGCATAGCGCCGACTATCGGCCTTTATACGGCCGGGTGGAGCTGAAGCTCGGCGCAATGCAGGCCGCCGAGGAGCTGACCACCGACCGGAGAATCGCAGAATGGGGGGCGCAAGACCCCGGAATGGCCGAGCTGCTGTTCCAGTATGGACGTTACCTTCTGATCGCAAGCTCCCGGCCGGGCACACAGGCGGCCAACCTGCAAGGCATCTGGAATGCTTCCACCCGGCCGCCGTGGAGCAGCAATTATACCCTGAACATCAATACCGAGATGAACTACTGGCCGGCGGAGGTCTGCAACCTGGCTGAATGCCATGAGCCGCTGCTGTCGCTGATTGGCCGGCTCGCGCAGAACGGCGCGCGGACAGCCGCCGTGAACTACGGCGCCCGCGGCTGGACGGCTCATCACAATGCCGACATCTGGGGGCATACGGCCCCGGCCGGCCATTTCGGGGACGGCGATCCGTCCTGGGCATTCTGGCCGATGGGCGGCATCTGGCTGACCCAGCATCTGTGGGAGCATTATGCCTTCGGCGGGGATGAAGACTATCTTCGCAGCTTCGCTTATCCAGTTATGAAGGAAGCGGCTTGCTTCGCCCTTGATTGGCTGCAAGACGACGGGCAGGGACGGTTGGTTACCTCGCCGTCCACCTCGCCGGAGCATAAATTCCGCACGCCGGAGGGGACGGCGGCGGTCAGCGCAGGAGCGACCATGGATATTTCGCTCATCTGGGAGCTGTTCACCAACTGCCTGGAAGCGGAGGCCGTCCTTGGCGGCGATCCCGGATTCCGGGCAGAAGTAGAGCAGGCCAGAGCGCGGCTCCTGCCGCTGCAGACCGGCCGCTACGGCCAGCTTCAGGAATGGGCGCATGACTGGGAGGACGAGGACCGCTGCCACCGGCATACCTCCCATCTGGTCGGCGTTTACCCGGGACGCCAGCTCTCGCAGGAGGAGACACCGGAGCTGTTCCGGGCAGCCCGGGTCTCGCTGGAACGGCGCGGCGACGAAAGCACCGGCTGGAGCCTCGGCTGGCGCGTCGCCCTGTGGAGCCGGTTCCGCGACGGCGAGCGCGCGCATGCGCTGCTCGCGAATATGCTGCGGCTCGTCCGGGACGACGGCCGCGAGGTGTACAGCCACGGCGGGGGCGTGTATGCCAATCTGCTCGGGGCACATCCCCCGTTTCAGATTGACAGCAACTTTGCCGCCTCGGCCGGGATTGCGGAGATGCTGCTGCAGTCGCATCTCCCGTGGCTTGAGCTGCTGCCGGCACTGCCGCAGCATTGGGCGGACGGCCATGCCGCGGGGCTATGCGCCCGCGGCGGCTTCGAGGTTAATCTCCGCTGGGCCGGCGGCAGGCTTGCCGAAGCGGAGATTACCTCGAAGCTGGGGGCGGAATGCCGTGTGCGGACCGGCGTTCCGCTGCTTGTGACCTGTGAAGGACAGCAGGTCTCCGCTGAGACAGGGCCGGATGGCGTGCTTCGTTTCGCTACCGAACGCGGCAAACGTTACACGCTTGTCCCGGTTCACGCTTAG
- a CDS encoding carbohydrate ABC transporter permease, translated as MAATAAVPKKVPKKIKESAGDRIFLTAIYIILALVVIAIIYPLIFIISSSISSPAAVTSGKVWLYPVDISFKGFSVLLKTPEITTGYLNSLFYTTAGTLISVTLTIMIAYPLSRRTFFGRNALMMVITFTMIFSGGLIPTYMVVKEMHLIDTRWALLIPNAIWVWQVIIARSFFQSSIPEELLEASEIDGCSDMRFIRSVVLPLSKPIIAVLVLMYAVGQWNSYFDALIYLKSANLFPLQLVLRSIIIMNNSSGNMDAMAMVERQQLSELLKYSLIVVATLPVLIIYPFVQRYFVQGMLVGSVKG; from the coding sequence ATGGCAGCTACGGCAGCAGTTCCTAAGAAAGTCCCAAAGAAAATCAAAGAATCGGCGGGCGACCGCATTTTTCTGACTGCAATATACATCATCCTTGCACTGGTGGTCATCGCGATCATCTATCCGCTGATCTTCATCATCAGCAGCTCCATCAGCAGTCCGGCTGCAGTAACGTCGGGCAAAGTGTGGCTCTATCCCGTCGACATTTCGTTCAAAGGCTTCAGCGTTCTTTTGAAAACGCCCGAGATTACGACCGGTTATCTGAATTCCCTCTTCTATACGACCGCCGGCACGCTGATCAGTGTGACGCTGACGATCATGATAGCTTATCCGCTTTCTCGGCGGACGTTCTTTGGACGCAATGCGCTGATGATGGTCATTACGTTCACGATGATCTTCAGCGGCGGTCTCATTCCGACGTACATGGTGGTCAAGGAGATGCATCTGATCGACACCCGCTGGGCTTTGCTCATCCCGAATGCTATCTGGGTGTGGCAGGTGATCATCGCACGCTCGTTTTTTCAATCCTCGATTCCCGAGGAACTGCTGGAGGCCAGCGAGATTGACGGCTGCAGCGATATGCGGTTTATCCGCAGTGTGGTGCTGCCGCTTTCTAAGCCGATCATTGCGGTGCTTGTCCTAATGTACGCGGTAGGGCAGTGGAATTCCTATTTTGATGCTCTGATCTATTTGAAATCGGCCAATTTGTTCCCGCTACAGCTCGTGCTGCGCAGCATCATTATCATGAACAACAGCTCCGGCAACATGGACGCGATGGCGATGGTTGAAAGACAGCAGCTGTCCGAGCTTCTGAAGTATTCGCTGATCGTCGTGGCGACGCTTCCGGTGCTGATCATTTATCCGTTCGTGCAGCGGTATTTCGTGCAGGGGATGCTGGTCGGTTCCGTAAAAGGCTAA
- a CDS encoding ABC transporter permease, which translates to MKHWQLHLLVIPPILFFLIFKYYPMLNAVLAFKDYNVIKGIWGSPWVGFKNFQLFFENPMFWTLLKNTLKLSGYLLLAGFPIPILLALMINEIRGGRFKRFVQLISFAPYFISTVVMVSIIMLFLAPRLGFANIALNFFGMDSINFLGEPGMFRSIYVWSDIWQTAGYSAVIYLAALAGIDPTLYEAAKVDGASRFQKIRHVDLPGIVPTIVIILILNVGNVMALGFEKVYLLQNPLNIANSEIIATYVYSIGLLNANYSFATAVGLFNSLINLVLLVTVNGVAKRITNNSIW; encoded by the coding sequence ATGAAGCACTGGCAGCTGCATTTACTGGTTATACCGCCAATCCTGTTCTTCCTTATTTTTAAATACTATCCGATGCTGAACGCGGTGCTCGCCTTCAAGGATTACAACGTCATTAAAGGCATCTGGGGCAGTCCGTGGGTCGGTTTCAAAAACTTCCAATTGTTCTTTGAGAATCCGATGTTCTGGACCTTGCTCAAAAATACGCTGAAGCTCAGCGGCTACCTGCTGCTGGCCGGCTTTCCGATTCCGATTCTGCTGGCGCTGATGATCAACGAAATCCGCGGCGGACGGTTCAAGCGGTTCGTGCAGCTCATCTCTTTTGCACCTTATTTCATCTCGACCGTGGTGATGGTCTCCATTATCATGCTGTTCCTGGCTCCGCGCCTCGGGTTCGCCAACATCGCACTCAACTTTTTTGGAATGGACTCGATCAACTTCCTGGGTGAGCCCGGCATGTTCCGTTCCATCTATGTATGGTCGGACATCTGGCAGACGGCGGGGTACAGTGCAGTCATTTATCTGGCGGCGCTCGCCGGGATCGACCCTACGCTGTATGAAGCGGCCAAGGTCGACGGTGCCTCGCGTTTTCAGAAGATCCGCCATGTGGACCTTCCGGGCATCGTGCCTACCATCGTCATCATCCTGATCCTGAATGTGGGCAATGTAATGGCGCTTGGATTTGAGAAAGTATATCTGCTGCAAAATCCGCTGAACATCGCGAATTCCGAGATCATTGCGACCTATGTGTATTCGATCGGCCTGCTGAACGCGAACTACAGCTTCGCGACCGCTGTCGGCCTGTTCAACTCCTTGATCAACCTGGTCCTCCTCGTAACGGTCAACGGAGTCGCTAAACGCATCACCAACAACAGTATTTGGTAG